The Polyangium aurulentum genomic interval AGAGCGCGGTGGCCTGCGGTTTCGCTGCCACGAACGAGTCCGGTCCGCCGTCGATGACGAAGCCGCCCTGGCGCTCGGTCTGGATGTTGCCGCCGAGGCGCGCGCGCCCCTCGAGCACGGTGACCTGGGGCGGCGTGCCCCTCGCGGACGTGAGCAGGCGGTAAGCGACGGTGAGGCCGGTGATGCCGCCGCCCACGACGACGACGCGGCGAGCGCTCACGCCGAGCGCCCCGCTTCGCTCGCCGAGAAGGCGTGCACGACGTCGACCATCGCCTGGACGTTGTCGACGGGCGTCTGCGGGACGATGCCGTGCCCCAGGTTGAAGATGTGCCCCGGTCTGCCGCCGGCCTCGGCGAGGATCGCGCGGGCGCGCTCCGCCGCGACCTCGCGCGGCGCGCACAAGAGGAGCGGGTCGAGGTTGCCCTGGATGCCGTGGTCGTAGCCGATGCGCTTCCACGCGTCGCCGAGCGGCGTGCGGAAGTCGACGCCGATCACCGTGCCGCCCGCGTCGCGCTGCGCCTCGAGCAGCGTGGCGGTGTTGGTGCCGAAGTGGATGACGGGCACGCCCGTGGTCTCGAGATCGCCGAGGATGTGCCGCACGTGGGGCGCGACGTGCTCCTTGTAGTCCGCGGGCGAGAGCGCGCCGGCCCAGGAGTCGAAGAGCTGCACCGCTTGCGCCCCGGCCTCGACCTGCGCGCGCAGGTAGCGCCGCGTGACCTCGGCGATCTTGCTCATGAGCAGCGAGAACGCCTCGGGCTCGCCCCACATGAGCTGCTTCGTGCGGAAGTAGTCCGACGATCGCCCGCCCTCGACGAGGTAGCTCGCGATCGTGAACGGGGCGCCTGCGAAGCCGATGAGCGGCGTCTTGCCCTCGAGCTCGCGCCGGATGAGGCGCACCGCCTCGAGCACGTAGCCGAGCCCCTCCTCGGGATCGATGACCCGCAGCCGATCGATGTCCGCGCGCTCGCGCACGGGCGCGTGGATGACGGGGCCCTCGCCCTTCTCGAACGAGAAAGGCGCGCCCATCGGCTCGAGCAAGAGGAGGATGTCCGCGAACAGGATCGCCGCGTCGACGCCGAGCCGGAGCGGCTGGAGCGTCACGGTGAGCGCCAGCTCGGGCGTCTTGCAGATCTCGATGAGCGTGTGCTTTTCGCGGATGGCCCGGTATTCGGCCATGTAACGGCCGGCCTGGCGCATGAACCACACCGGCGTCACGTCCGTGGGCTCACGCCGGCAGGCGCGCAGGAACCGATCGAACATGGGCCGAAAAGTGACCCCGCCGCCGGATGATCTCAAGGGCAAACGCCGGCAGGGCGCGATCAGCTCGTCCGGCGACGGCCCTCCCAGCGCTCGATCTCCACGGTGAGG includes:
- the hemE gene encoding uroporphyrinogen decarboxylase; the encoded protein is MFDRFLRACRREPTDVTPVWFMRQAGRYMAEYRAIREKHTLIEICKTPELALTVTLQPLRLGVDAAILFADILLLLEPMGAPFSFEKGEGPVIHAPVRERADIDRLRVIDPEEGLGYVLEAVRLIRRELEGKTPLIGFAGAPFTIASYLVEGGRSSDYFRTKQLMWGEPEAFSLLMSKIAEVTRRYLRAQVEAGAQAVQLFDSWAGALSPADYKEHVAPHVRHILGDLETTGVPVIHFGTNTATLLEAQRDAGGTVIGVDFRTPLGDAWKRIGYDHGIQGNLDPLLLCAPREVAAERARAILAEAGGRPGHIFNLGHGIVPQTPVDNVQAMVDVVHAFSASEAGRSA